A segment of the Terriglobales bacterium genome:
CTCGTTCACCTCGTCCACCACGCCGTTGAAGTTGGCGAACGGGCCTTCGGTGATGCGCACCGCCTCGTTCTTCTCGAACTTCACGCGCAGCTTCGGCTTGTCCTTGCCGCGATCGATGCGATAAACGATCGAGTTCACTTCCTCTTCCGACATCGGCGTCGGGTGCTGCCCCGCGCCCAGGAAGCCGGTCACGCGCGGCGTGGACTTCACCACGTGCCACACGTTGTCATCCATGTCCATCTCGACCAGCACGTAGCCGGGCAGGAACGCGCGCTCGGTGGTGTACTTCTTGCCGCCGCGGATCTCGGTCACCGGCTCGGTCGGGATCATCACCCTGCCGATCTTCTCCTGCAGCCCGAAGGCCTGCACGCGCGACTCCAGCGACTCCTTCACCTTGCGCTCGAATCCCGAATAGGTGTGGATGATGTACCACTTCAGGTTCGGGTTCGACGGAGGCGGAATCGCGCCTTCCGGCGCTGCGCCTTCGGCCGGCGCACCCGCCTCGGAGGCCTCGCCGGCGCCGTTGGACGGCGTTTCCGTTTCTTCGGCCGCGCCCTGGTTTTTCTCTTCGTCTTGCATCGTGTCCTGCATGTATTTGACTGTCGTTCGGCCTAGCGGTGCGCGAAGTAGCGCAGCAGGGAATCAATGCCCTTGCCGATCGCGTTATCGATCAGAAAAAAATAGAGCCCGAAGATGAACACCGCCACGATTACGACTCCGGTGGTGGCGCGGACTTCCTTGAACGAAGGCGTCGTCACCTTCTTCATCTCCGTCCGGACGTCGTTGTAAAAGCCCTTGGCGCGCTCCGGCCAGGCCTTCACCTTTCCGCCGATGCCTTCGTCGCTCGCCGCCGCTACCGCTACTGGTTTCGCCATGGTCCCGCTTTTTTCCTTCTCGACTGCTGAACTGCTTCCGCGGCCGGGCCGCTCAAAACTGGCAGGGGCGGAGGGATTCGAACCCCCAAGTCCGGTTTTGGAGACCGGCAGTTTAACCGTTGAGCTTACGCCCCTGTTTCGGACTGCCGAATTGCCGAACCGCCAGAATTGCCGAATTGAAATTTCCGCAATTCCGCAATTCGGCAATCCCGCAATTACTTCACTTCCTTGTGCTCGGTGTGCTTGCGGCACTTGCGACAGAACTTGGCAAACTCCAGCCGGTCCGGCGTGGACTTGCGGTTCTTCGTCGTCGAGTAATTCCGCTCTTTGCATACTGCGCACTGCATGGTCACAATTTCGCGTGGCATAGGTCCCTCTTACTTCACGATCTCGCTGATCGTTCCCGCGCCCACGGTGCGGCCGCCCT
Coding sequences within it:
- the secE gene encoding preprotein translocase subunit SecE, giving the protein MAKPVAVAAASDEGIGGKVKAWPERAKGFYNDVRTEMKKVTTPSFKEVRATTGVVIVAVFIFGLYFFLIDNAIGKGIDSLLRYFAHR
- the rpmG gene encoding 50S ribosomal protein L33, with the protein product MPREIVTMQCAVCKERNYSTTKNRKSTPDRLEFAKFCRKCRKHTEHKEVK
- the nusG gene encoding transcription termination/antitermination protein NusG, giving the protein MQDEEKNQGAAEETETPSNGAGEASEAGAPAEGAAPEGAIPPPSNPNLKWYIIHTYSGFERKVKESLESRVQAFGLQEKIGRVMIPTEPVTEIRGGKKYTTERAFLPGYVLVEMDMDDNVWHVVKSTPRVTGFLGAGQHPTPMSEEEVNSIVYRIDRGKDKPKLRVKFEKNEAVRITEGPFANFNGVVDEVNEDRETLKVMVTIFGRSTPVELEFGQVEKVA